In Massilia antarctica, the following are encoded in one genomic region:
- a CDS encoding serine hydrolase domain-containing protein, giving the protein MAPVYGVINALEKTVATMNFYREKDPMLKDPMQSSRAMTSRRRALLARHAGFLLVMPVISMSLSGCASSSRTDLPSGNVHETLKVLAERHHVCAVALAVIKNRQLESIDSATACSPAAALDADSVFQAASLSKPVFAYAVLKLVAQGKLELDAPVVKYLPQGYRHQFDPLKEEPSELVTDSRLQAITVRMVLNHTSGLPNWASGPLGFDSAPGAKWNYSGEGYVLLQRAVEAVTGQPLDQFMSSQVFKPLGMLHSDYAWNERIGQHLLAGTKANGTPRVVPDWKRPMAAASLYTSAADYGKFLVTVLNDDDLMKQISALPVTVDPALGLSWGLGWGMERNQDDSYIWQWGNNMGYRAFVIASVRTGDGFVMLTNSENGLDLAQPMTQKILPGEHKLFQSPMLGVDVINLLCKTLRVCL; this is encoded by the coding sequence GTGGCGCCGGTTTACGGGGTCATCAACGCTTTGGAAAAAACAGTCGCCACAATGAATTTTTATAGAGAAAAGGATCCCATGCTTAAGGATCCCATGCAATCATCACGCGCGATGACATCCAGGCGACGTGCCTTGTTGGCTCGGCATGCCGGTTTCTTGCTGGTGATGCCAGTCATATCAATGTCCTTGTCCGGTTGCGCCTCGTCCAGCCGGACGGATTTGCCATCAGGGAATGTGCACGAAACACTCAAGGTTCTTGCGGAAAGACATCATGTTTGCGCTGTGGCGCTCGCGGTCATCAAGAACCGACAGCTCGAATCGATCGATTCAGCGACTGCTTGCTCGCCAGCGGCGGCGCTTGATGCAGACAGCGTTTTTCAAGCGGCATCGCTGAGCAAGCCAGTGTTTGCGTATGCGGTGCTCAAGCTGGTAGCGCAAGGAAAATTGGAACTTGATGCGCCGGTCGTAAAGTATCTGCCGCAAGGCTATCGGCACCAATTCGATCCTTTGAAAGAGGAGCCATCCGAGCTGGTGACCGACTCGCGGCTTCAGGCGATTACCGTCCGGATGGTTCTGAACCACACCTCAGGATTGCCGAATTGGGCTTCCGGCCCTCTCGGTTTCGACTCCGCTCCCGGAGCAAAGTGGAATTATTCGGGGGAAGGCTACGTGCTGCTGCAACGCGCCGTGGAGGCGGTCACCGGCCAGCCGCTCGATCAATTCATGTCCTCGCAGGTATTCAAGCCCTTGGGCATGCTCCACAGCGACTACGCATGGAATGAGCGAATCGGCCAACACCTTTTAGCTGGGACTAAAGCGAACGGGACGCCGAGGGTAGTCCCAGATTGGAAGCGCCCGATGGCAGCGGCTTCCCTCTATACCAGCGCGGCGGATTATGGAAAATTTCTGGTCACGGTATTGAACGATGACGATCTGATGAAACAGATAAGCGCACTGCCTGTTACCGTCGATCCGGCCTTGGGTCTGAGCTGGGGATTGGGTTGGGGAATGGAGCGCAATCAGGATGATTCGTATATTTGGCAATGGGGTAACAATATGGGTTATCGCGCCTTCGTCATTGCCTCTGTCCGAACCGGAGACGGCTTTGTGATGCTGACCAACAGTGAAAATGGACTCGACTTGGCGCAACCGATGACACAAAAGATTTTGCCAGGCGAGCACAAATTGTTCCAGTCGCCCATGCTGGGTGTTGACGTGATCAATCTTCTCTGCAAGACATTGCGCGTGTGCCTGTAA
- a CDS encoding nuclear transport factor 2 family protein: MHDKEAQDHIIALEEQLRLAMLAADVDALDRLIAPGLLFTTHMGEVIGKRQDLDMHRSGLLKFRVIAAAERQIEADARLGVMSARMNLVGSFGESPFNLDLRCTRTWRAPDDGGQWQIIAGHMSLA, translated from the coding sequence ATGCACGACAAGGAAGCGCAAGACCACATCATCGCGCTGGAAGAACAGTTGCGCCTCGCCATGCTGGCGGCCGACGTGGACGCGCTCGACCGCCTCATTGCGCCCGGTCTGCTATTTACCACCCACATGGGCGAGGTCATCGGCAAACGGCAGGATCTCGACATGCACCGTTCCGGACTGCTCAAATTCAGGGTGATCGCGGCGGCGGAGCGACAGATCGAGGCCGACGCGCGCCTTGGCGTCATGTCGGCGCGAATGAATCTCGTGGGTAGCTTTGGCGAGTCGCCGTTCAATCTCGACCTGCGCTGCACCCGCACCTGGCGCGCACCGGACGATGGCGGTCAGTGGCAAATCATCGCCGGCCACATGAGTCTCGCCTGA
- a CDS encoding porin family protein, whose translation MRIMFSSAVVALAAGFSLPASAAPDGAGAYAATTIGQASSSNKQIERDDLSFGLRAGYQFNTTVGVEVFSNTLSFIEMPFYAYNSHEYHPEEHYGVAVTGAVPLGGRFSLTGRVGIGRTKMHAVSARDSNYNETDPSIGAGVRFSFNQHISINAEAMRLTKTRVTVISTGFRYQF comes from the coding sequence ATGCGAATCATGTTCAGCAGCGCCGTCGTGGCATTGGCCGCCGGCTTCTCCCTGCCCGCTTCGGCGGCCCCGGACGGTGCCGGTGCGTATGCAGCCACCACGATCGGCCAGGCTTCCTCGTCGAATAAGCAGATCGAACGCGATGATTTATCGTTCGGACTGCGCGCCGGTTATCAGTTCAACACCACTGTGGGCGTGGAAGTGTTCAGCAACACCCTGAGTTTCATCGAGATGCCGTTCTATGCCTACAACTCGCACGAGTACCACCCTGAAGAGCATTATGGTGTCGCCGTCACGGGCGCGGTTCCCCTGGGCGGCCGTTTCAGCCTGACCGGCCGCGTCGGCATCGGCCGCACCAAAATGCATGCGGTTTCCGCGCGCGACAGCAATTATAACGAAACCGATCCGAGTATTGGCGCGGGCGTGCGCTTCTCCTTTAATCAGCACATATCGATCAATGCGGAGGCAATGCGCCTGACCAAAACCAGGGTAACGGTGATCTCGACGGGATTTCGCTACCAATTCTGA
- a CDS encoding DUF5565 family protein, with translation MKKIVSLFQRNYDGDRQVRDEVVPGAAWVAAGEGVATRKWDGMAVMVANGAIFKRYDAKAGRTPPADFLPAQPAADEATGHWPGWVPAVGPDSARIIEGVEWGVRTLFGGGPVPDGTYEVCGPKIGTRHGANPERLTEHILVPHGKDHLPDCPRTFNALRDYLTEHVIEGIVWHRPDGRMAKIKASDFGIKRTQSA, from the coding sequence ATGAAGAAAATTGTCTCTCTGTTTCAACGCAACTACGATGGTGACCGCCAGGTGCGCGACGAAGTCGTGCCCGGCGCCGCGTGGGTAGCCGCTGGGGAAGGTGTGGCGACGCGCAAGTGGGACGGCATGGCCGTCATGGTTGCCAACGGCGCCATCTTCAAGCGCTATGATGCGAAAGCGGGCCGCACGCCGCCCGCCGACTTCCTGCCCGCGCAGCCGGCGGCGGATGAGGCGACCGGCCACTGGCCGGGCTGGGTTCCCGCGGTCGGCCCTGACTCGGCGCGCATCATCGAAGGCGTGGAGTGGGGCGTGCGTACCTTGTTTGGCGGCGGCCCCGTTCCCGACGGCACCTATGAAGTGTGCGGGCCGAAAATCGGCACGCGCCATGGCGCCAATCCCGAGCGCCTGACGGAACATATTCTGGTCCCGCACGGCAAGGACCATTTGCCGGATTGCCCGCGCACCTTCAATGCCCTGCGCGATTACCTGACCGAACATGTCATCGAAGGTATTGTCTGGCATCGCCCGGACGGTCGGATGGCAAAAATCAAGGCCAGCGACTTCGGTATCAAGCGCACGCAGTCGGCCTGA
- a CDS encoding IS4 family transposase, giving the protein MDELATVPAPWTETEFEQLDLGDARLNKRARILMERFAADPTASVPKACQGWGETMAAYRFFDNDSVDWQAIMAPHWQQTQQRMAALPVVLCLQDTTELDFNGQGAFGLGPLSYEAQRGMYLHPTYAVTPAREPLGIIDAWMWAREKKDKSGARGGPKESLRWIEGYERIAEMAAQLPGTRLVYVADREADLVPLMLRAQELATPADWLVRAKHNRCLPDGEKLWQHTSAGAPIGELTFAMAARHRVKARTVRQQLWARTVAMPAGKGKSVLATCVIAREIDAPDGVKPIEWRLLTNREAATPEALVELIDWYRARWEIEMLFDVLKNACRVEALQLGSITQLERALALFMVVAWRIAHLMRLGRTCPDLDAELFFDPDEIQAAYLLRKKTPPEKPRLNDVLRQIACIGGFLARKSDGEPGVKTIWLGLKDVHVAVETIRALRGIGALNTCV; this is encoded by the coding sequence GTGGACGAATTGGCGACAGTACCTGCACCTTGGACCGAGACGGAATTTGAACAACTCGACCTGGGCGATGCGCGCCTGAACAAACGAGCGAGGATCTTGATGGAGCGATTTGCGGCTGACCCGACGGCGAGCGTGCCAAAGGCGTGTCAGGGCTGGGGCGAGACGATGGCGGCGTATCGCTTCTTCGACAACGACAGCGTCGACTGGCAGGCGATCATGGCGCCGCACTGGCAGCAGACGCAGCAACGCATGGCCGCGCTGCCGGTTGTGCTGTGCCTGCAGGACACGACTGAACTGGACTTCAACGGCCAAGGCGCGTTCGGCCTCGGCCCGTTGAGTTACGAAGCCCAGCGCGGCATGTACCTGCACCCGACCTACGCAGTCACGCCTGCGCGCGAGCCGCTGGGCATCATCGACGCGTGGATGTGGGCACGCGAAAAGAAGGACAAATCCGGCGCGCGCGGCGGGCCGAAGGAGAGTTTGCGCTGGATCGAGGGCTACGAGCGGATCGCGGAGATGGCGGCGCAGTTGCCCGGCACACGGCTGGTGTATGTGGCCGACCGCGAGGCCGATCTGGTGCCCCTGATGCTGCGCGCCCAGGAACTGGCCACGCCGGCCGACTGGCTGGTGCGCGCCAAGCACAACCGCTGCCTGCCCGACGGCGAGAAGCTGTGGCAGCACACGAGTGCGGGCGCGCCGATCGGCGAGCTGACGTTCGCGATGGCCGCGCGGCACCGGGTGAAGGCGCGCACCGTGCGCCAGCAACTGTGGGCACGCACGGTCGCCATGCCTGCGGGCAAAGGAAAGAGCGTCCTCGCCACGTGCGTGATCGCGCGCGAGATCGACGCGCCGGACGGCGTCAAACCAATCGAGTGGCGCTTGCTGACCAACCGCGAGGCCGCCACGCCCGAGGCGCTCGTCGAGCTGATCGACTGGTACCGCGCGCGATGGGAAATCGAGATGCTGTTCGACGTGCTCAAGAACGCCTGCCGCGTCGAGGCGCTGCAACTGGGCTCGATCACGCAGCTTGAACGGGCCTTGGCGCTGTTCATGGTGGTGGCGTGGCGCATCGCCCACCTGATGCGCTTGGGCAGGACCTGTCCGGATTTGGATGCGGAACTGTTCTTCGACCCGGACGAGATTCAAGCAGCCTACCTGCTGCGCAAAAAGACGCCGCCGGAGAAGCCGCGTCTGAACGACGTTCTGCGCCAGATCGCCTGCATCGGCGGTTTCCTCGCCCGCAAGAGCGATGGCGAGCCCGGCGTCAAGACCATCTGGCTCGGACTGAAGGATGTTCACGTGGCGGTCGAAACGATACGCGCGCTACGGGGAATTGGCGCGCTGAACACTTGTGTATAA
- a CDS encoding IS4 family transposase, translating into MDELATVPAPWTETEFEQLDLGDARLNKRARILMERFAADPTASVPKACQGWGETMAAYRFFDNDSVDWQAIMAPHWQQTQQRMAALPVVLCLQDTTELDFNGQGAFGLGPLSYEAQRGMYLHPTYAVTPAREPLGIIDAWMWAREKKDKSGARGGPKESLRWIEGYERIAEVAAQLPGTRLVYVADREADLVPLMLRAQELATPADWLVRAKHNRCLPDGEKLWQHTSAGAPIGELTFAMAARHGVKARTVRQQLWARTVALPAGKGKSVLATCVIAREIDAPDGVKPIEWRLLTNRKAATPEAVVELIDWYRARWEIEMLFDVLKNACRVEALQLGSITQLERALALFMVVAWRIAHLMRLGRTCPDLDAELFFDPDEIQAAYLLRKKTPPEKPRLNDVLRQIACIGGFLARKSDGEPGVKTIWLGLKDVHVAVETIRALRGIGALNTCV; encoded by the coding sequence GTGGACGAATTGGCGACAGTACCTGCACCTTGGACCGAGACGGAATTTGAACAACTCGACCTGGGCGATGCGCGCCTGAACAAACGAGCGAGGATCTTGATGGAGCGATTTGCGGCTGACCCGACGGCGAGCGTGCCAAAGGCGTGTCAGGGCTGGGGCGAGACGATGGCGGCGTATCGCTTCTTCGACAACGACAGCGTCGACTGGCAGGCGATCATGGCGCCGCACTGGCAGCAGACGCAGCAACGCATGGCCGCGCTGCCGGTTGTGCTGTGCCTGCAGGACACGACCGAACTGGACTTCAACGGCCAAGGCGCGTTCGGCCTCGGCCCGTTGAGTTACGAAGCCCAGCGCGGCATGTACCTGCACCCGACCTACGCAGTCACGCCTGCGCGCGAGCCGCTGGGCATCATCGACGCGTGGATGTGGGCGCGCGAAAAGAAGGACAAATCAGGTGCGCGCGGCGGGCCGAAGGAGAGTTTGCGCTGGATCGAGGGCTACGAGCGGATCGCGGAGGTGGCGGCGCAGTTGCCCGGCACACGGCTGGTGTATGTGGCCGACCGCGAGGCCGATCTGGTGCCGTTGATGCTGCGCGCCCAGGAACTGGCCACGCCGGCCGACTGGCTGGTGCGCGCCAAGCACAACCGCTGCCTGCCCGACGGCGAGAAGCTGTGGCAGCACACGAGTGCGGGCGCGCCGATCGGCGAGCTGACGTTCGCGATGGCCGCGCGGCACGGGGTGAAGGCGCGCACCGTGCGCCAGCAACTGTGGGCACGCACGGTCGCCCTGCCTGCGGGCAAAGGAAAGAGCGTCCTCGCCACGTGCGTGATCGCGCGCGAGATCGACGCGCCGGACGGCGTCAAACCAATCGAGTGGCGCTTGCTGACCAACCGCAAGGCCGCCACGCCCGAGGCGGTCGTCGAGCTGATCGACTGGTACCGCGCGCGATGGGAAATCGAGATGCTGTTCGACGTGCTCAAGAACGCCTGCCGCGTCGAGGCGCTGCAACTGGGCTCGATCACGCAGCTTGAACGGGCCTTGGCGCTGTTCATGGTGGTGGCGTGGCGCATCGCCCACCTGATGCGCTTGGGCAGGACCTGTCCGGATTTGGATGCGGAACTGTTCTTCGACCCGGACGAGATTCAAGCAGCCTACCTGCTGCGCAAAAAGACGCCGCCGGAGAAGCCGCGTCTGAACGACGTTCTGCGCCAGATCGCCTGCATCGGCGGTTTCCTCGCCCGCAAGAGCGATGGCGAGCCCGGCGTCAAGACGATCTGGCTCGGACTGAAGGATGTTCACGTGGCGGTCGAAACGATACGCGCGCTACGGGGAATTGGCGCGCTGAACACTTGTGTATAA
- a CDS encoding PEP-CTERM sorting domain-containing protein yields MDTPVSFYIPNQGPGATRIEYGNPNSEASKNLVTMKIDQSGYAFTPKPDGRGVGIAIEDGSAGHHDSFILTNKMHDQGAGRFESVRLDISQVNGSLLSSIRLPSTLDLSRASSTHLTYNFRADNSSDGYAVNSNLTSLSVRATSPVPEPSTYAMMAFGLLTVGAVSRRKRRGSTAALGA; encoded by the coding sequence TTGGACACCCCGGTCTCTTTTTATATTCCCAATCAAGGTCCAGGTGCGACCCGTATTGAGTACGGCAATCCGAACAGCGAAGCCAGCAAAAACCTGGTGACAATGAAAATCGACCAATCCGGCTATGCATTCACCCCGAAACCGGATGGTCGCGGCGTGGGTATCGCGATTGAAGACGGCAGCGCCGGACATCATGATTCCTTTATTTTGACGAATAAAATGCACGACCAGGGGGCGGGCCGATTCGAATCGGTCAGGCTCGACATTTCGCAGGTAAACGGCAGCCTGCTCTCCAGCATCCGATTGCCGTCCACCTTGGATTTGAGTCGTGCAAGTTCCACTCATCTGACCTATAACTTCAGGGCCGATAATTCGAGCGACGGATACGCAGTGAACTCCAATCTGACGTCGCTGTCGGTGCGAGCCACGTCGCCAGTGCCTGAGCCATCGACTTATGCCATGATGGCCTTTGGCTTGCTGACCGTCGGCGCCGTCAGCCGCCGCAAGCGGCGCGGCAGCACCGCCGCGCTCGGCGCGTAA
- a CDS encoding ABC-F family ATPase: MLSTANITMQFGAKPLFENISVKFGDGNRYGLIGANGCGKSTFMKILGGDLEPSGGTVMLDTNERLGKLRQDQFAFEDMRVLDVVMMGHTELWNAISERDAIYANPEATDDDYMHAAELESKVAEYDGYSAEARAGELLLGAGVSIDQHQGPMSAVAPGWKLRVLLAQALFSNPDILLLDEPTNNLDINTIRWLEDVLNDRNSTMVIISHDRHFLNQVCTHVADMDYGTLKVYPGNYDEYMFASTQARNQQLANNAKAKEKVAELQDFVRRFAANKSKARQATSRAKQIDKIKVDDIKPSSRAYPFVRFEAEKKLHRLAVEVEGISKKYDRQLFKNFSIMVEAGERIAIIGANGAGKTTLLRSIGSELTGLQPDTGRVKWAENANVGYMPQDPTEEFATDAVLTDWIGQWTKEGDDDQAVRSILGRLLFGGDDVKKSVRVLSGGEKGRMMYGKLMLGRHNVMLLDEPTNHMDMESIESLNIALEKYTGTLIFVSHDREFVSSLANRILEIKENEIVDFRGNYEDYLTSQGID, encoded by the coding sequence ATGCTATCCACAGCTAACATCACGATGCAGTTCGGCGCCAAGCCGCTGTTTGAGAACATCTCCGTCAAATTCGGTGACGGCAACCGTTACGGCCTGATCGGCGCGAATGGTTGCGGCAAGTCGACCTTCATGAAGATCCTCGGTGGCGACCTCGAGCCATCCGGCGGCACCGTCATGCTCGACACCAACGAGCGCCTGGGCAAGCTGCGCCAGGACCAGTTCGCGTTCGAAGACATGCGCGTGCTGGACGTGGTCATGATGGGCCACACCGAACTGTGGAACGCCATTTCCGAGCGCGACGCCATCTACGCCAACCCCGAAGCCACCGACGACGACTACATGCACGCGGCCGAACTCGAAAGCAAGGTCGCCGAATACGACGGCTACTCGGCCGAAGCGCGCGCCGGCGAACTGCTGCTCGGCGCCGGCGTGTCGATCGACCAGCACCAAGGCCCGATGAGCGCCGTGGCGCCGGGCTGGAAGCTGCGCGTGCTGCTGGCCCAAGCCCTGTTCTCGAATCCGGACATCCTGCTGCTCGACGAGCCGACCAACAATCTGGACATCAACACGATTCGCTGGCTCGAAGACGTGCTCAACGACCGCAATTCGACCATGGTCATCATTTCCCACGATCGCCACTTCCTGAACCAGGTGTGCACGCACGTGGCCGACATGGATTACGGCACCCTCAAGGTGTACCCGGGCAACTACGACGAGTATATGTTCGCCTCGACCCAGGCGCGCAACCAGCAACTGGCCAACAATGCCAAGGCCAAAGAAAAAGTCGCGGAACTGCAAGACTTCGTGCGTCGCTTCGCCGCCAACAAATCCAAGGCACGCCAGGCCACATCGCGCGCCAAGCAGATCGACAAGATCAAGGTCGACGACATCAAGCCATCGTCGCGCGCCTATCCCTTCGTGCGCTTCGAAGCCGAGAAAAAACTGCACCGCCTGGCTGTGGAAGTCGAAGGCATTTCCAAAAAATACGACCGTCAGCTGTTCAAAAATTTCAGCATCATGGTCGAAGCCGGCGAGCGCATCGCGATCATCGGCGCCAACGGTGCCGGCAAAACGACCTTGCTGCGCTCCATCGGTTCCGAGCTGACCGGTTTGCAGCCGGATACCGGCCGTGTAAAGTGGGCCGAGAACGCCAACGTCGGCTACATGCCGCAGGATCCGACCGAGGAATTCGCCACCGATGCCGTGCTGACGGACTGGATCGGCCAGTGGACCAAGGAAGGCGACGACGACCAGGCCGTGCGCTCCATCCTGGGCCGCCTGCTGTTCGGCGGCGACGACGTGAAGAAATCGGTACGCGTGCTGTCCGGGGGTGAAAAAGGCCGCATGATGTACGGCAAGCTGATGCTCGGCCGCCACAACGTCATGCTGCTCGACGAGCCGACCAACCACATGGACATGGAATCGATCGAGTCGCTCAACATTGCGCTCGAAAAATACACCGGCACCCTGATTTTCGTGTCGCATGACCGCGAGTTCGTGTCCTCGCTGGCCAACCGCATTCTCGAAATCAAGGAAAACGAAATCGTCGACTTCCGTGGCAACTACGAGGATTACCTGACGAGCCAGGGCATCGACTAA
- the nadA gene encoding quinolinate synthase NadA, with product MNILPIKTFEYEHPQAGLSCTAQAWARTPAAPSAAEKTALKERIKRLLKEREAVLVAHYYVDGDLQDLAEETGGCVSDSLEMARFGRDHPAKTLVVAGVRFMGETAKILSPEKRILMPDLDATCSLDLGCPADEFSAFCDAHPDRTVVVYANTSAAVKARADWMVTSSIGLDIVAHLHAQGKKILWAPDKHLGSYIQKQTGADMLLWQGSCLVHDEFKGIELDLLKAEHPEAKVLVHPESPANVVALADVVGSTTQLINAAQTMNATTFIVATDNGILHKMRAAAPGKHFIEAPTAGNSATCKSCAHCPWMAMNGLQNLADVLESGSNEIHVDPQVGKEAVRAIDRMLDFAAAKKAKALPTSALANEATLFSGVGPA from the coding sequence ATGAATATTCTCCCTATCAAGACGTTCGAATACGAACATCCCCAGGCCGGCCTGAGCTGCACCGCACAAGCCTGGGCCCGCACGCCGGCGGCGCCGTCCGCCGCCGAAAAGACGGCGCTCAAGGAACGCATCAAGCGCTTGCTGAAGGAACGCGAAGCGGTGCTCGTGGCCCACTATTACGTGGACGGCGACCTGCAGGACCTGGCCGAGGAAACCGGCGGCTGCGTCTCCGATTCGCTCGAAATGGCGCGCTTCGGCCGCGATCATCCGGCAAAAACCCTGGTCGTCGCCGGCGTGCGTTTCATGGGCGAGACCGCCAAGATCCTCAGCCCCGAAAAACGCATCCTGATGCCCGACCTCGACGCCACCTGTTCGCTCGATCTGGGTTGCCCGGCCGACGAATTTTCGGCCTTTTGCGACGCCCATCCCGACCGCACAGTGGTGGTGTACGCCAACACCAGCGCCGCCGTCAAGGCGCGTGCCGACTGGATGGTGACCTCGTCCATCGGCCTGGACATCGTGGCCCACCTGCATGCGCAGGGTAAGAAAATCTTGTGGGCACCGGACAAGCATCTCGGTTCCTACATTCAAAAGCAGACCGGCGCCGACATGCTGCTGTGGCAGGGTTCCTGCCTGGTGCACGACGAATTCAAGGGCATCGAACTCGACTTGCTCAAGGCCGAGCATCCGGAAGCGAAGGTCCTGGTGCATCCGGAGTCGCCCGCGAACGTGGTGGCCCTGGCCGATGTGGTCGGTTCCACGACCCAGCTGATCAATGCCGCGCAAACGATGAATGCCACGACCTTCATCGTTGCCACCGACAACGGCATCCTGCACAAGATGCGCGCCGCCGCGCCGGGCAAGCATTTCATCGAAGCGCCGACCGCCGGCAACAGCGCCACCTGCAAGAGCTGCGCGCACTGCCCGTGGATGGCCATGAATGGCCTGCAAAACCTGGCTGACGTGCTCGAGAGCGGCAGCAATGAAATCCATGTCGATCCGCAAGTCGGCAAGGAAGCCGTACGGGCCATCGACCGCATGCTCGATTTCGCTGCGGCGAAAAAAGCCAAAGCCTTGCCGACCAGCGCGTTGGCCAACGAAGCAACCCTGTTTTCCGGAGTGGGTCCAGCATGA
- the nadC gene encoding carboxylating nicotinate-nucleotide diphosphorylase — translation MSNLRNPYAVFDAALQTAFESNLLAALLEDVGSGDLTGKLVPDDTRVRARVIVREEAVLCGGPWFEGVMLALDPSIEVDWQYAEGDLMNAGSVVCTIEAPPRALLTAERAALNFMQLLSGVATVTRSYVEVVEGTKASILDTRKTLPGLRQAQKYAVRVGGGKNQRMALYDGILIKENHIAAAGGVAKALAAAQALDAGVSIQIEVETLAQLSEALEAGATSVLLDNFELGTMRHAVTLNAGRALLEASGGVTMDSVRAIAETGVDRISIGSLTKDIKATDFSLRIID, via the coding sequence ATGAGCAATTTACGAAATCCTTACGCCGTTTTTGATGCGGCGCTGCAAACCGCCTTCGAATCGAATTTGCTGGCCGCCTTGCTTGAAGACGTCGGCAGCGGCGACCTGACCGGCAAGCTGGTGCCGGACGACACCCGCGTGCGCGCCAGGGTCATCGTGCGTGAAGAAGCCGTGCTCTGCGGCGGACCGTGGTTCGAAGGCGTGATGCTGGCCCTCGATCCGAGCATCGAGGTCGACTGGCAATATGCCGAAGGCGACCTGATGAACGCCGGCAGCGTGGTCTGCACCATCGAAGCGCCACCACGCGCCTTGCTCACGGCCGAGCGCGCCGCGCTGAACTTCATGCAGCTGCTGTCCGGCGTGGCCACCGTCACGCGCAGTTATGTCGAGGTGGTCGAGGGCACCAAGGCGTCGATTCTCGACACCCGCAAGACACTGCCGGGCCTGCGCCAGGCGCAAAAATATGCGGTGCGTGTCGGCGGCGGCAAGAATCAGCGCATGGCCTTGTACGACGGCATTTTGATCAAGGAAAACCACATCGCGGCGGCCGGCGGCGTAGCCAAAGCGCTGGCGGCGGCGCAAGCGCTGGACGCCGGCGTATCGATTCAGATCGAAGTCGAAACCCTGGCCCAGCTGAGCGAAGCGCTCGAGGCCGGTGCTACCTCGGTGCTTCTTGATAATTTCGAGCTGGGCACGATGCGCCACGCGGTCACGCTCAATGCGGGCCGCGCGCTGCTGGAAGCATCGGGTGGGGTGACCATGGACAGCGTGCGCGCGATCGCCGAAACGGGCGTCGACCGCATTTCCATCGGCAGCCTGACCAAGGATATCAAGGCCACCGATTTCTCGCTGCGGATTATCGACTGA
- a CDS encoding lipocalin family protein, producing MKTLFVLIAFLLAGCVSKPDGVVPVASFDSARYLGKWYEIARMDHSFERGLSRVTADYSMRDDGGIKVVNRGYNTEKAEWKESVGKAYFVGKPDVGYLKVSFFGPFYGSYIVFDLDRDNYAYSLISGPDTSYFWLLSRTPTMDEATKKRLVAKAQALGFDTSKLIYVDQSALSR from the coding sequence ATGAAAACGTTGTTCGTGTTAATCGCGTTTCTGCTCGCCGGCTGCGTTTCCAAGCCGGATGGCGTGGTACCTGTGGCCAGTTTCGACTCGGCCCGGTATTTGGGCAAATGGTATGAAATCGCGCGCATGGATCATTCGTTCGAGCGTGGATTGAGCCGGGTGACTGCCGATTACAGCATGCGCGACGATGGCGGCATCAAAGTTGTCAACCGTGGCTACAACACCGAAAAAGCGGAGTGGAAGGAATCGGTCGGCAAAGCCTATTTTGTCGGGAAACCCGACGTCGGCTATTTGAAGGTCTCGTTTTTCGGTCCCTTTTACGGCTCTTATATCGTCTTCGACCTCGATCGCGACAATTACGCTTATTCGCTGATCAGCGGTCCCGATACATCGTATTTCTGGCTGCTGTCGCGCACCCCGACAATGGATGAGGCAACAAAAAAGCGCCTGGTCGCTAAGGCCCAGGCGCTTGGTTTCGATACCTCGAAACTGATCTACGTCGATCAGTCTGCACTCAGTCGATAA
- a CDS encoding TonB-dependent receptor plug domain-containing protein: MLQGGVPSNFGSYNTAHPDTYTLERVEVLRGQSPMLYGQGGIGGVVNLVSKRPMATSQREVQVQIGEVHVHGLERESAGKLGRDWDWTADYANTDATISHSNGADNGEHRSAQSPSCWPGSPTNRARCVPPPGLQSNSTFLVRSS, encoded by the coding sequence ATGCTGCAGGGCGGCGTGCCATCGAACTTCGGCAGCTACAACACCGCGCATCCCGACACGTACACCCTGGAGCGCGTGGAAGTGCTGCGCGGCCAGTCGCCAATGCTGTACGGCCAGGGCGGCATCGGCGGCGTGGTCAATCTGGTCTCCAAGCGACCGATGGCGACGTCCCAGCGTGAAGTCCAGGTGCAAATCGGCGAAGTGCACGTGCACGGGCTGGAACGGGAAAGCGCCGGTAAGCTGGGGCGCGACTGGGACTGGACCGCCGACTACGCCAATACCGATGCCACCATCTCGCACAGCAATGGCGCCGACAATGGCGAGCACCGGTCGGCGCAATCGCCCTCGTGTTGGCCGGGATCGCCTACCAATCGCGCAAGGTGCGTGCCACCCCCCGGGCTACAATCGAACTCAACATTTTTGGTGCGGAGTTCATGA